Proteins from a genomic interval of Sphingobacterium lactis:
- the rpsB gene encoding 30S ribosomal protein S2, whose product MARTTYQELLDAGVHFGHLTRKWDPKMAKYIFMERNGIHIIDLNKTLTKLEEAASAIKQIVKSGRKVLFVATKKQAKEIIAEQAKAVNMPFVTERWLGGMLTNFATVRKSIKKMSNIDKMQKDGTYDVLSKKEKLMIQRERIKLENLLGGIADLNRLPAALFIIDVKKEHIAVAEAMKLNIPTFAMVDTNSDPTNIDFPIPANDDATKSISLIASVIGKAITEGLEERKRDKEEDAEKEAAAAKAAVDNGEATEAAPGKRTRKAKDVE is encoded by the coding sequence ATGGCAAGAACAACATATCAAGAATTATTGGATGCAGGTGTTCACTTTGGTCACCTTACTCGTAAGTGGGATCCGAAAATGGCTAAGTACATTTTCATGGAACGCAACGGTATCCACATCATCGACTTGAACAAAACACTTACGAAACTAGAAGAAGCTGCTTCAGCTATCAAACAGATCGTAAAATCAGGTCGTAAAGTTTTATTCGTAGCTACGAAAAAACAAGCGAAAGAAATCATCGCTGAGCAAGCAAAAGCAGTAAACATGCCTTTCGTAACAGAACGTTGGTTAGGTGGTATGCTAACAAACTTTGCTACTGTTCGCAAATCGATCAAGAAAATGTCAAACATCGACAAGATGCAGAAAGATGGCACGTACGATGTATTGTCTAAGAAAGAGAAATTGATGATTCAACGTGAGCGTATCAAGTTAGAGAACCTTTTAGGAGGTATCGCAGACTTGAACCGTTTGCCAGCTGCATTATTCATTATCGACGTGAAGAAAGAGCACATTGCGGTTGCTGAGGCGATGAAATTAAACATCCCTACATTTGCAATGGTAGATACAAACTCTGATCCTACAAACATCGACTTCCCAATTCCAGCAAATGATGACGCTACAAAATCTATTAGCTTAATCGCTAGCGTAATCGGTAAGGCGATCACTGAAGGTTTAGAAGAGCGCAAGCGCGATAAAGAAGAGGACGCGGAAAAAGAAGCTGCTGCTGCGAAAGCTGCAGTAGACAATGGTGAAGCTACAGAAGCTGCTCCAGGAAAACGCACTCGTAAAGCGAAAGACGTAGAATAA
- a CDS encoding DUF4292 domain-containing protein: MKRNILTKLSLLMAVLVVLYSCGSKKQASKPADVVTTEKGKDLVSTYELNNLNFITFDGRAKAKMEFGNDSKNVTLNVRMERDKAIWISVTALLGIEAVRILITPDSVKIMNRLNSEYISKPFSYIYNYTNPGISFRMLQDILVGNISTEMLRTDQLQVATSDADVQVIGVKDGLTFHYGVNKQNRPFIFNLMEIGKDTKMEATYSDYAVIDGHNFPQRFTLNIEGNGVKVASDMLYNKSEFNKTVELPFTIPSRYKAIN, translated from the coding sequence GTGAAAAGAAATATATTGACTAAACTCAGCCTGTTGATGGCTGTTCTTGTGGTGCTTTATTCCTGTGGATCGAAAAAGCAAGCCAGCAAACCTGCCGACGTGGTGACCACGGAAAAAGGGAAAGATCTGGTAAGCACCTATGAATTGAATAACCTGAATTTCATCACGTTCGATGGACGCGCGAAAGCGAAGATGGAATTTGGCAATGACTCCAAGAATGTGACACTGAATGTACGGATGGAACGAGATAAGGCCATTTGGATTTCGGTGACTGCCCTGTTGGGCATTGAAGCTGTCCGCATTTTGATTACGCCGGACAGCGTGAAGATCATGAATAGGTTGAACAGCGAGTACATTTCCAAACCGTTCTCCTACATCTATAACTATACGAACCCTGGAATCAGTTTCCGGATGCTGCAGGATATCTTAGTGGGGAATATCTCCACGGAAATGTTGCGTACGGACCAATTGCAGGTGGCAACCAGCGATGCCGATGTGCAGGTTATCGGTGTGAAAGATGGCTTGACCTTCCACTATGGTGTGAACAAGCAGAACAGACCTTTTATCTTTAACCTGATGGAAATTGGAAAGGATACTAAAATGGAAGCGACCTATAGCGATTATGCGGTTATCGATGGTCATAATTTTCCGCAACGTTTCACGTTAAACATTGAGGGAAATGGCGTAAAGGTAGCTTCGGATATGCTCTATAACAAGTCGGAATTCAATAAGACGGTGGAATTGCCGTTTACCATTCCCTCCAGATATAAGGCAATCAATTAA
- the rpsI gene encoding 30S ribosomal protein S9, translating into MSTTNTSGRRKTAVARIYLTAGNGNITVNSKDYKVYFPTLPLQYIVTQSLLVAESLANFDINVNVQGGGVKGQAEAVRLAIAKALVELNPEVKPALRAKGLMTRDDRMVERKKPGRRKARRRFQFSKR; encoded by the coding sequence ATGTCAACAACTAACACTTCAGGAAGAAGAAAAACTGCTGTTGCCCGCATCTACTTAACAGCTGGCAACGGAAATATCACTGTAAATAGCAAGGACTATAAAGTGTATTTCCCAACCTTACCATTGCAATACATCGTTACGCAATCATTATTGGTAGCGGAGTCTCTTGCAAATTTTGACATCAATGTAAACGTTCAAGGTGGTGGAGTTAAAGGACAAGCGGAAGCTGTGCGTTTAGCGATTGCTAAAGCATTAGTGGAGCTTAATCCAGAAGTAAAACCTGCATTGCGCGCGAAAGGTTTAATGACACGTGATGACCGTATGGTTGAGCGTAAGAAACCAGGACGTCGTAAAGCACGTAGAAGATTCCAATTCAGTAAACGTTAA
- a CDS encoding murein hydrolase activator EnvC family protein has product MDFKKIALSIFSLLFFVGLSFGQSSLELKKQRERIDREIAELQKVLSAKTREKLLSQKEVAALSKQLDLRENKISTINSELRIINQNINSNNKIVDKLKAELEKMRQDYEKMILFAFRNKNAYNKMMFIFASKDFNQAFRRVKYLQQFTDARKVKVAEIEGTKKQIELKIAQLEQDKKTQQALLKEQEAERNTIAKDRAAHSQELNQLAREERTFRGQLTKKQQEKKRLDAAIKTAIAREVEAARRAEEARRKKLAEEAAKKAGTTVAEAEKKIEKKTGSSVLNNSPEATKLSAGFSSNRGRLPWPVGQGSVVRNYGSVTVERGVRDFYDYIRIRTSDGAPVKTVFEGTVLQVINIGSYAVVVQHGEYLTAYSNLKSVSVRKGQKISTGTVIGSADSDPEVGYSYIDLSVYKGTTSMNPSSWIAR; this is encoded by the coding sequence ATGGATTTTAAAAAGATAGCACTAAGTATATTTTCACTATTATTTTTTGTTGGTCTCAGCTTCGGGCAGAGTAGTTTGGAGTTGAAGAAGCAAAGGGAACGTATCGATAGGGAAATTGCTGAATTACAGAAGGTATTGAGTGCTAAGACCAGGGAGAAATTGTTGTCCCAGAAAGAAGTAGCTGCCCTGAGCAAGCAATTGGACCTTCGGGAAAACAAGATCAGCACCATCAACTCCGAGCTGCGCATCATCAACCAGAACATCAATTCCAATAATAAGATTGTCGATAAGCTTAAGGCCGAACTCGAGAAAATGAGACAGGATTATGAGAAAATGATCCTTTTCGCTTTCCGGAACAAGAACGCCTATAACAAGATGATGTTTATTTTTGCCTCGAAAGACTTTAATCAGGCATTCCGCCGGGTGAAGTACCTGCAGCAGTTTACGGATGCCCGTAAGGTAAAGGTTGCGGAGATCGAGGGGACGAAGAAACAGATCGAGCTGAAGATTGCCCAATTGGAACAGGATAAGAAGACGCAACAGGCGCTGTTGAAGGAACAAGAAGCGGAGCGCAATACCATTGCCAAGGATAGGGCAGCCCACTCGCAGGAGTTGAACCAATTGGCGCGTGAAGAACGCACATTCCGTGGACAGTTGACCAAGAAACAGCAAGAGAAGAAACGCCTGGATGCGGCCATCAAAACCGCCATCGCACGCGAGGTAGAAGCCGCTCGACGCGCAGAGGAAGCCCGCCGCAAGAAATTGGCGGAAGAAGCTGCGAAGAAAGCCGGAACGACAGTGGCCGAGGCAGAGAAGAAAATTGAGAAGAAAACAGGTTCATCCGTACTGAATAACTCGCCGGAGGCAACCAAGCTATCTGCAGGCTTCTCGTCCAACCGCGGACGTTTGCCATGGCCGGTAGGACAGGGTTCCGTGGTACGGAACTACGGCTCCGTTACAGTGGAACGTGGCGTACGTGACTTCTATGATTACATCCGTATCCGCACCTCCGATGGAGCACCGGTGAAGACCGTATTCGAAGGAACCGTGTTACAAGTTATCAATATCGGTAGTTATGCTGTGGTCGTTCAACATGGTGAATACCTGACTGCATACTCGAATCTGAAATCGGTTTCTGTGCGCAAAGGACAGAAGATTTCTACGGGTACCGTGATCGGATCGGCAGATTCTGACCCAGAAGTAGGATATTCCTACATCGATCTCAGCGTGTACAAAGGAACAACATCCATGAACCCATCTAGCTGGATAGCAAGATAG
- the tatA gene encoding twin-arginine translocase TatA/TatE family subunit: MYTSGLLFIGTNEIIIIVVIVLLLFGGKKIPELMRGLGRGVKEFKEGQKDGPDAENNANTTTTTTTNNDTVNNQR; this comes from the coding sequence ATGTATACATCAGGATTATTATTTATTGGTACCAACGAAATTATTATTATCGTGGTCATCGTGTTATTGTTATTTGGGGGTAAGAAAATTCCTGAATTGATGCGTGGATTGGGACGTGGCGTGAAAGAATTCAAAGAAGGCCAAAAAGACGGTCCTGATGCGGAAAACAACGCAAATACAACGACAACAACTACAACGAATAATGATACAGTTAACAATCAACGTTAA
- the rplM gene encoding 50S ribosomal protein L13 gives MNTLSYKTVSANKNTVNKEWIVVDAEGEILGRLASEIAKVIRGKHKPSFTPHVDCGDNVIVINADKVRLTGNKLGDKVYVRYTGYPGGQRFVSPKELMAKHPERIIEKAVRGMLPKNRLGRQLFKNLYVYAGTEHKHEAQNPKPVKF, from the coding sequence GTGAATACGTTAAGTTACAAAACTGTCTCTGCTAACAAGAACACCGTTAACAAAGAATGGATCGTTGTTGACGCTGAAGGCGAGATTTTGGGGCGCTTGGCAAGCGAAATCGCGAAAGTGATTCGTGGAAAACACAAGCCTTCATTCACCCCACACGTAGACTGTGGAGATAACGTGATCGTTATCAACGCAGACAAAGTTAGATTGACTGGAAACAAGTTGGGCGACAAAGTATATGTTCGCTACACAGGCTACCCAGGTGGTCAACGTTTCGTTTCTCCAAAAGAGTTAATGGCAAAGCACCCAGAGCGCATCATCGAGAAAGCGGTACGCGGTATGTTGCCTAAGAACCGTTTAGGACGTCAATTATTCAAGAACCTTTATGTTTATGCTGGAACAGAGCACAAACATGAGGCACAGAATCCAAAACCAGTTAAATTTTAA
- a CDS encoding tetratricopeptide repeat protein, whose translation MRRSQWFKPLMLGVLLVAGQSLFAQELKDDKGYKDQLAAIETKLKSGDISNALQSIEETLQKYPKGAEVYYAKSLLYAQARNFDVALPAAIEAVKISPENILFNNHLLELYKSQGNFDAAVALLDDFMKLHPNNPQLYREKIMLQHTGKQSADALKTYDVAKEKFGETDTLDVLKAEILMDLKKPKEAQALLLPWRQKKSPIRQVYSTLSYIYIDENKPKDAVLVLEDGLQASKDDLLYLDMADANMALNKKIPAFDNIKKAFLSESVTYMDKHRVMSNLVNNNKDFTMDQLQDLAGVLILKHPGIAESHMFKGDVLWIRGALDEAKSLYLTAVSITPQNVEAWRKLVNVDLANNDLDQAIVDGNEALKHNPGNVIITYFVGMAHMMKKDTDQARKYLESALDQSANQNDFVKSMVYGGLGDLYHEIKMESASDVAYEEAIKLDSNNVTALNNAAYYLSLRKENLDKAAEYAKRANEVEPNSGTFQDTYAWVLFQQGKYAEALTWIEKAIKNSQPSGVLYEHYGDILMKVGKGKEAIKQWEKALTFADGSTVDKEKIKKKISEKKYID comes from the coding sequence ATGAGAAGATCACAATGGTTCAAACCCCTGATGTTGGGCGTGTTGTTAGTTGCGGGGCAGTCCCTGTTTGCGCAAGAATTGAAGGATGATAAAGGGTATAAGGACCAGTTGGCAGCTATTGAGACCAAGCTGAAGAGCGGTGATATCAGCAACGCCCTGCAGAGCATTGAAGAGACCCTGCAGAAATACCCGAAAGGGGCGGAGGTGTACTACGCCAAATCCCTTTTGTATGCACAGGCACGTAATTTCGACGTTGCCCTTCCTGCCGCAATCGAAGCAGTTAAGATTTCCCCGGAAAATATCCTGTTCAACAACCACCTGCTGGAGCTGTACAAGAGCCAGGGTAATTTTGATGCGGCCGTTGCGCTGTTGGACGACTTCATGAAACTTCACCCGAATAATCCACAATTGTACCGGGAAAAGATCATGCTGCAGCATACCGGTAAGCAATCTGCCGATGCGCTGAAGACCTATGATGTCGCAAAAGAGAAATTTGGGGAAACCGATACCCTGGATGTCCTGAAGGCTGAGATCCTCATGGATCTGAAAAAACCGAAGGAAGCACAAGCGCTGCTATTGCCTTGGCGCCAGAAGAAATCCCCGATCCGCCAGGTATATAGTACCCTAAGCTATATCTATATTGATGAGAACAAACCCAAGGATGCAGTTCTGGTGCTTGAAGATGGGTTGCAGGCCAGCAAGGACGATCTGCTCTACCTCGATATGGCCGATGCCAACATGGCGTTGAACAAGAAGATCCCTGCATTCGATAACATTAAGAAAGCATTCCTTTCGGAATCGGTGACCTATATGGATAAACACCGGGTCATGTCCAACTTGGTGAATAACAATAAGGACTTTACCATGGATCAGTTGCAGGATTTAGCCGGTGTGCTGATCCTTAAACATCCCGGAATTGCGGAAAGCCACATGTTCAAGGGTGATGTGCTGTGGATTCGCGGTGCGCTGGACGAAGCCAAATCGCTATACCTGACAGCCGTGAGCATCACGCCGCAGAATGTCGAAGCCTGGCGCAAGCTGGTGAATGTGGACCTGGCGAACAACGACCTCGATCAGGCGATCGTGGATGGCAATGAAGCACTCAAGCACAATCCCGGCAATGTCATCATTACCTATTTCGTTGGGATGGCGCACATGATGAAAAAGGATACCGACCAAGCGCGCAAATACTTGGAAAGTGCCCTCGATCAGAGTGCTAACCAGAATGATTTCGTGAAATCCATGGTCTATGGTGGTCTTGGCGACCTGTACCACGAAATAAAGATGGAATCCGCATCCGATGTGGCCTATGAAGAAGCCATCAAACTGGACAGCAATAATGTCACCGCATTAAACAACGCAGCATATTACCTGTCCCTCCGCAAGGAAAACTTGGATAAGGCTGCCGAATATGCCAAGAGAGCAAACGAAGTCGAGCCCAACTCCGGAACCTTTCAGGATACTTATGCGTGGGTGCTTTTCCAACAGGGGAAATATGCAGAAGCGTTGACCTGGATAGAGAAAGCCATCAAGAATTCGCAACCATCGGGCGTCCTGTATGAGCACTACGGCGATATCCTAATGAAAGTTGGGAAAGGGAAAGAGGCAATAAAACAATGGGAAAAAGCGTTGACTTTTGCCGATGGCAGTACTGTGGATAAGGAAAAAATTAAAAAGAAAATCAGTGAAAAGAAATATATTGACTAA